The nucleotide sequence CGGCGCCACGCGCCAGTCGCGTGCCCACGACCACGGTTCCACGGTGATCAGCAGTTCGCGGCCCCGTTCCTGCGCATAGGCGTCCGCCGCCGAAAGGCTCGTCAGGTCCACATCCTCCCACGGCAGGAACAGATGCTCGATGCGTGAATTGGGATCGTTGGTGAAATCCCCGTGCGGATCATAGGCTCCGAAGGTGATGGATTGCGGAGTGATGACCGGGCGCTTGTCGTGGAACATGCTGCGGGTGTCGACAGTGGCACCCCGAAACACCGCTGGCGGCGTAGACGGCTGTTGAAAGCAGCGCGCCGCAAAGAATGGCTGTTGCTAGTTTGTATGAGGTTTTCATCGCCGCCTCCTTTATTGCGTTGGCGATTGGGCAACGGGCAGCGCCAGATTCAACGCTTCCCTGTCCGGTGTTATCGTTTCGATGGAGATGAGCTTGCGCGCCTCGTCATCCTTGTTTCCGCCCGCATGGCGGAAGACATACCAGACGCCGTCCGGCTCTCGTTTCTGATAGATGGTCCCACCGGCGATGCGGTGGGAGAAACAGGTCTTGTTGGGGAATACACCCTCATCCATATGCCACTTCGCATCGAAGCACATCTGCCCCGACCTTGTGATGCGCCAGCGGCCTTCGGCCCAGACCTTGCCCTTCTCGCCATCGACCCGCGCGGTGAACCGGCGGTTCTGGCTTTCCATGCGCCCGGAACCATCGGTCCACTGCCAGCTCTTGTCGTGATAGAGCATGTAAAGCTCGGCGGGCGTCATCGGGCGAGCGCCGTCGGGCAGCCCATCCTTTGCGGATGGCGACGCACCGGCTGGCGCGCTGATCCCGGCAAGCACGATGAGGAATGGCAGAACGCGCCTGCTCCGCAACGAGAGGGTCCGCCCACCCTCAAACATCGCCCCAAACTTCGCCTCAAACTTCAAATGTTTCATTTGAACCTCCCACGACCTTGAGGTTGCGCGCACCCGTCAAAGGTTCTTGCGATTGACGGATGCGCGCCTGCGGCAGAACGTTTGTTGCTCTTCTTTCCTGCCGCTGTTGAACAGGATGGCCGATTGTCGAAATCCGGAAACCCAGGCTCCCGGCAATCGCCGGTGAAAAGACATTGCGCAGGTCGATGATTACCGGGTCCCGCATGGTCTGCTTCATCCGGACGAGGTCGAGCTTGCGAATACTGTCCCATTCGGTCACGACCACGGCGGCGTCGGCCATGTTCAGGCAGTCATAGGGGTCGTCATGGAACTCGACGTCGCTGAGAAGGCGGCGGGCATTCTCCATCCCCGCCGGATCATAGGCGCGAATGCTGGCGCCAAAACGCTGCAAGGTCTCGACAAGTGGAATGGACGGTGCGTCGCGCATGTCGTCCGTGTCGGGCTTGAACGTCAGGCCGAGGATGGCAATCGTGCGGCCTTCGGCGCTGCCGCCAAGCGCATCCAGCACCTTCAGCGCCATGCGGCGCTTGCGCGCTTCATTGACCGTGACCGTTTCCTCGACCAGCCGCAGGGCCACCCCGTGGTCCTGGGCGGTGCGCAGAAGCGCAAGCGTATCCTTCGGAAAACAGGAGCCGCCATAACCCGGCCCCGCATTCAGGAAACTCGTCCCGATACGCTTGTCCAGCCCCATGCCGAGCGCCAGTTCGCTGACATCGCTGCCGACTTCCTCACACAGATCCGCCAGCTCGTTGATGAAGGTGATCTTGGTGGCGAGAAAGGCGTTGGCGGCATATTTGATGAGTTCCGCCGTCCGCCGCTGCGTGATGAGGATCGGCGTCTGCCGGGGTTCGAGCGGCGGAGCGTAAAGGGTGACCAGCATGGAGCGCGCGCGCTCATCCTCGACGCCGATCACGACGCGATCCGGCTCCAGAAAATCGCTAATGGCCACGCCCTCGCGCAGAAACTCCGGATTGGATGCGACGGAGAAGCTTCCCGGCCTTTTGACCGAACCGATGATCTTCTGCACCACATCGCCAGTGCCGACCGGAACGGTGGACTTGATCACCACGACGCTATGATCGTCGATCAGCGGCGCGAGTTCACGAGCGGCCATATAGACGAAGGACAGGTCGGCATCCCCGTGGCCAGCGCGCGCAGGCGTTCCCACGGCAATGAAGACAACCGACGCGCCCTTGACGGCCTCCGCCAGATCGGTCGTGAAACGGAGCCGCCCAAAGGCGAAGTTGCGTTCCACCAGCTCCTCCAGCCCCGGCTCGTAGATCGGCACGATGCCGCGTTCCAGCCGGACGATCTTCCGCTCGTCCTTGTCGACGCAGACGACTTCGTGTCCCCAGGCCGCGAAACACACGCCACTGACCAATCCGACATAGCCCGTACCGATGACAGCGATCTTCATAATCGTCGCGCCTCTTTCGCCTAGTTTACTGCGCTGGGCGCACCGGTGCGCCAGCGTGGGTTGAAGACTGTCCGGTGAACGTCGCGCCCGCCTCTGCCAGCCCCTGCAACCGAGAAGCGGTCGTCAAAGAGCGTGAAGCTTTTTGTGCCCCAGCTCAGAGCCTCGATGCCGTCGCGCCCGCGTTCGGCAGTGGTGAAGCCTGTCAACGCCACCAGCGCCGTGAAACTGCATGCCATTGCCGGCCGATAGAGGCGGTTCGTCATGCGCACCTGATTTTCCCGCGTGTGCTGGATGACGATCATCGCCATCAGGAACAGGTAGAAACACGCATTGATGATGGCGAAGATGAAGAAGCCTCGCGTCTGATCGGCACCGCTGACCACGAGGACAGGCAGAATGGACACACCGGAGATCAGCGCATAGGGCGCGATCACCCGCAGTGGCACCGGATCGACCTCGGATGAGCCTTTCGGCGTGACACGAAAATCGACAAAGGAACCGGTCAGCCAGTCACGGAAGGCTGCGAAGGTTCCAGCCAGAACCCAGGGCCAGCGTGCCAGCAGGAACAGCATCGCTTCCCAGCTGAAAATCCTGCCGTCGACAGGGCGGAACGTCTCGCTCGACCGCCACCAGAATGCCAGCGCCAAAATCACGAGCGATTGCGGCATGAAGTGCATCAGGAAAGCGGGATAGGTAACGCTGGCGAAATTATCACCATAAGCCAGAATGGCTATCGGCAGAACGAATGTCAGCGCCAGAAAGAAAGCATAGAGAGGATACCAAAGCTGCGAGAACAGAAACTGGATCTTCAGGCGCAGCGGCAAGCGACCGATCAGCTTCGGCGTATATTGCAACAGGATCATCACGAGGCTGCGCGACCACTGGAATTCCTGCGTCACAAGATCGGCAAAGGTGCGTGGACCGTCGCCATGGGCGATGGCATCCAGCGCATGAACGCCGCGCCAGCCATGCGCATTCATGAACAGGGTCGTGGAATGATCCTCGGCCAGTTCGGGTCCAAGGCCGCCGATTTCCTTCAGCGCTGCCGTGCGTACCGCATAATGAGAGCCGATGCAGACCGGGGCAAAGCCTCCGTTGTAACCGGCCTGCAGCGAGCCATGCATGCTGGCTTCCACATAGAGACGCCCGCGGGCCGACCAGCTTTCATGCGCATTGCGATCACAAATGCTTGGCGCGGAAACATAACCAACCGCGGGATCGGCGAAGGGCCGCAGAATGTTGAAGAGATAGCCCGGCTCAGGCACATGATCGGCATCGAGCTGCGACACGAAATCATAGCGCTCATAGCCATAGTGATCGTAGAAGAAGGCGAGATTGCCTTCCTTGCACCGGGTGCGGCGCGGCCAGCTTTGCCGATGATAATCGGCACGTCCCCTGCGCGTGGAAACGTACACGCCATGTTCCCGGCACCAGGCAAGCGTCGCGGGCGAAGGGTCCTCATCGGCAAGCCAGGTATCGTGCGGCACATCCTGCGCCAGCATGGCGCGCAAGGTTTCAGCCACCACCTCGAACGGCTCAGACGGCGCCTTGGTGACGACCATGGCAACGCGGCTTCCAGCAGGGATGCGAAGCGGGCCGGTGGGGCGCGCCGCGTGGAAGAAAATGGTGATGAAATAAAGCGGCAGGATCGTGATCCAGGCCAGGAGCGCCGTCACCAGAATATAACCCGCAAGGTGATTGGGCGTGGCGCTGATGAGCCACCATTGCCAGAAATAGGCGAGGGCGAGGGCCCAGAGGACAATGCCAACCACATACTCCACCCGCTTGCGGCCAGTGAAGATGGGCGTCAGCAAGGGTTCCGTTTCGCCTGTATCGCCACCAGTGACTGGGTGAAGCTCGCGCCGTGTCATGTCCGCATCTCCAGCCCAAAGAAGGGCGCAGCCGTGCGGATGATCGTATCGAGATCGGAATGGAGCGTGCGGAAGCCGAGCTTTGCCGCAGCCTCCGATGGATCGGCATAAAGCACGGGCGGGTCGCCCGCCCGGCGCGGCCGCATTTCGACGGGCACCCTGCGGCCGGTCAGCCGGTCTATCGCATCCACGATTTCCCTGATGGATGTTCCGCGCCCGGTTCCCAGATTGAGAACGAGGTTTCCACCGCCATTCAGAAGATGTTCGACCGCAAGCACATGCGCCCGCGCCAGATCGACGACATGAATATAGTCGCGGATGCAGGTGCCATCCGGCGTTTCGTAATCATCGCCGTAAACTTCGAGGCAATCCGCCTTTCCCGCCGCAGCCAGCATGGCGCGCGGTATCAGATGGGTTTCGGGATCGTGCCTTTCGCCCAGTTCGCCATCCAGATCGGCGCCGCAGGCGTTGAAATAGCGCAGTGCCGCATAGGGCAAGCCATAGGCTGCCGAATAGTCGGCCAGCATATGTTCGGCGATCAGCTTCGTGCGCCCATAGGGGTTGATGGGGCGCTGCATTTCACCCTCGCGGATCGGCAGCGCATTCGGAATGCCATAGGTGGCGCAGCTCGATGAAAAGATGACAGGGCGTCCGCCCGTCAGGCGGCTCGCCTCCAGAACGGACTGGATGCCGCCGACATTGTTGCGATAATATTTCGCGGGGTCCGTGACGGATTCCCCCACATAAGCCGAGGCCGCAAAGTGGATGATGGCTGCCGGATCAAAGCTCGTGATGGCAGCGACAAGCTGATCCTGGGAAAGCGTGTCGCCCTCGACAAACTCGCCCCAGCGAACGGAAGACCGGTGACCCGTCGACAGGTTGTCATAGACGACCGGCGAGAATCCGCTCTCATGCAGAAGCTTCGCCGTATGGCTTCCGATGAAGCCTGCACCGCCGGTGACGAGTATGGTCGGCCGTGTCATCTCGCCACCTCGAAAAGCTCGCCCGTCGGCCTGACAAGCTGGCGTTCGAAATAGGCGATCGTCTGCTTCAGCCCTTCGACAAGCGCTATCTGCGGTTCCCAGCCAAGCTCGCGCTTGGCGAGCATGATGTCGGGACGGCGCTGGCGCGGATCGTCGGTCGGCAGCGGACGATAGACGATCCGCGATGACGAACCGGTCAGTGCAATGATCTGCTCGGCGAGTTCACGCACGGTGAACTCTCCCGGATTGCCCAGATTGACGGGCTTGCGGACCTGGCTGTTCATCAGCCGGCTGAAGCCTTCGATCAGATCGTCGACATAGCAGAAGGAGCGGGTCTGCGAGCCGTCGCCATAGATGGTGATGTCTTCACGCTTGAGGGCCTGAACGATGAAGTTCGACACGACGCGCCCGTCGTCGGGCCGCATGCGCGGGCCATAGGTGTTGAAGATGCGCACGATGCGGATATCGACGCCATACTGCTTGTGAAAATCGTAGAACAGCGTTTCGGCGGAGCGCTTGCCTTCGTCGTAGCAGGACCGGGGACCGAAGGAATTGACATTGCCCCAATAGGCTTCCGGCTGCGGATGCGTCTGCGGATCGCCGTAGACTTCCGAAGTCGATGCCTGAAAAATCCGGGCCTGGTAATGTGCTGCAAGCTCAAGCAGGTTGAGCGAGCCGATGACGCTCGTCTTCATCGTATGCACCGGATCAGCCTGATAATGCGGCGGCGAAGCCGGGCATGCCAGATTGTAGATCTCGTCCACCGGCAGATCGATCGGGTTGACGATATCGTGGCGAACGAAGCTGAACGTGTCGTAACGCAGGAGATTGCGCAGGTTCTCAAGCCGTCCGGTCGAAAAATTATCGACGCAGACGACGAAGTTTCCTTCGTTCAGAAGACGTTCGCAAAGATGAGAGCCAAGAAACCCCGCGCCACCGGCGACAAGGATGCGCCGCGTCGACATGCGCGTGGCAGATATACCCGATGATCTGAAGTTTATACTCACGAGAACCTCCAACGCCAATTCTTCAACAAGCGATCCCGCAAAAACACAAAGCATCTTCATCAACACGCTTGAATAGAAACGTGCCGTTCGGTGATTTATGCTTGCTCTACCAGATGATTGAAGATAGCGGCGCTGGAGACCAGAGTCGTTAGCGTAGAATCCGGAAACTTATCCTTGCGTCCATTTTTGAAGATCCTTTATTGCTCTAGTTCCGCGCCTGCAACTGCGCGAAATGGGCAAGCATCCGGTCCGGATCGGCTTTGATGCCACTGAAGAGCTCGAATGCGCCGACCGCCTGAAACACAGCCATCCCGCCGCCGTCGAGCACGCGGCATCCGCGCTCCTTCGCAAGCCGAACCAGCGGCGTCTGCAATGGAAAATAGACGATATCGGAAACCCAGAGGTGAGGCTGTACCAGCGCGGGCGCGAGCGGCAGGCCGGGATGCGCATCCATGCCCGTTGGCGTCGCGTGGACCAGACCAGATGCCCCCGCCAGCGTTCCCGCGAGATCGGAACCTGCAATGAAACTGCATTGCGGCTGCACCGCAACGAGCTTGCCGATGACCGCATCGACCTTCGCGGCGTCGAGGTCGAAGATGTGCACTTCCAGCGCCCCCATCTCGGCGAGCGCGTAGGCAACGGCGACCCCGGCCCCACCCGCACCGAGCAGCACCACACGCGCAAGCGACGCACCCGGCAGGCCGCGACGAAACCCTTCCGCATAGCCCCACCAGTCGGTGTTGTGGCCGATGCGCCTGCCATCGGAAAACACCACCGTGTTGATCGATTGCAGGGCAAAAGCATGGGGCGAAAGTTCATCGACCAGCGCCACCGCCGCCTGCTTGCAGGGGTGGGTGATGTTGAGACCGGAAAAACCCGCAGCCTCCGCCTCCGCGACAAGCGCGGGCAGATCGCTGGCTGAACGCCCCTTCTCGGCAAGATCGATAATGTCGTAGCGATAGGCGAGACCCGCCGCCTCGCCTTCCCGCATATGCATCGCCGGTGAGAGCGAACGCTGGATATTCGCGCCGATCAGGCCCACATGAATACGGCGTTTCGTCACTTCACTTCTCAATTCCATTCTCCACAGGATCGGACGGCGCGCCGACCCCCGCTATTCCGGGCTTTTCAAAAGGGCGATGATCGTGTCGCTGATCAGGCGGCGATGCCGCGCCTTCACGTCTGAGGCCATGAGGTCGGTGCCGAAGATCGCGCCGAATGTGTGCCTGTTGGACACGCGGAAGAAGCACTGCGCGCTGATCAGCATGTGGAGGTCGAGCGCGGAAATGCGTCGCTGGAAAACGCCCTGCTCGCGCCCGCGTTCGAGGATTTTCTCGATCGTTTCCAGAATGGTCACATTCTGGCGCGACAGGACATCGGAGCGCTCCATGTGTTCGGCGCGGTGAATGTTTTCCACCGCGACCAGCCGCACGAAATCCGGATTGGCGTCGTCATGGTCAAAAGTGCTTTCCACCAGACTGCGCATGGCGGATTCCGGGTCCTGATCGTCGAGCGACAGCGAGCTTTCCAGCGCACGTATCTTTCCATAGGCGCGTTCCAGCACGGCGAGATAAAGCCCCTCCTTGCTGCCGAAATAATAATAGATCATGCGCTTGGACGTGCGGGTCTGCGCCGCGATCTCGTCCACGCGGGCGCCGGAAAACCCCGATGCCACGAACTCCCGCCCCGCAACGTCGAGAATATTTTCCCGCGTTGCATCCGGGTCGTTCTTGCGCGTCTGCGCCTTGGCGAGCGCCTTTGCCATGGTTTCCTCTCCCCCAGCGATCAAAGTGCCGCTGCACTTTTCGGCATGCCCGCCGGGCGCATGTAGCGCCGCAGCGCCGCAATGCGGAAGATCGCATTGGCCGCGCCATACCCCTTGTAGCTCTGCCTTTGCACGACTTCGAAAAAGAAGCCCTGATCGTCGGTCGGGCTATAGAGCTGGAAATATTCGCCGCTCTCGTCGCGGTCATAAAGCACGTTCGCAGCCTTGAGCCGGTCGGTGAATTCCGGGTCGAGACCGAGCCGCGCTTCCAGATCGTCGTAATAATTCGGCGAGATTTCCAGCGTGTGAAAGCCGTTGTCGCGCAGGGCCGCAGCCGTCGCGAAGATATCGTCCGTGGCGAAGGCCAGATGCTGGATGCCCGAGCCGAAGGTTTCGGCGATGAAGCGACCGGCCAGTGTGCGACGGTTTTCCGCGCCGTTGAGCGTGATGCGCAGCGTTCCCTCATCGTTTTCCACCACCTGGCTGCGAACGACGCCGCCCGGATCGACGATATCGACCATGGGCGATTTCCGCGATTCCGTGAGCGAGGTATAGAAGAGGAGCCAGGTCAGAAGCTCATCGAACTTCATCGTCTGGGCAACATGATCGATGCGGGTGAGGCCGACACCGGCACCCGTTTCATTGCCTGCAACCGGCTCGAACTCGATATCGAAGATGCGGGCCAGATCGGTCTTTTCGTCAAGAAAATAGACCAGCCCGCCGCCAACGCCACGAATGGCGGGCATGGCGATTTCGCCCGGATCGAGCGGTTGTTCAAAATTCTCCGCACCCATGGCAACGGCGCGCGCATGGGCTTGCGCCGCATCGTCCACGACGAGCCCCATTGCATAGGCTGCGGTGCCGTGAACGGCATAGGCCGAGCTTGCAAAGCCGCGCGTATCGGTATTGATGACGAGATTGATGTCACCCTGCCGGTAGAGCGCCACTTCTTTCGTACGATGCCTGCCAGCGAGCCTGAAGCCCAGCGCGCCGACAGCGGCCACCAGTCGCTCTGCATCTTCGGCATGGGTGGCAAACTCGACAAAGCCGACCCGGTGCACCTTTGCGCGGGGCGGCATGGCGGGGACCGTCAGCCTGTTGTCCGGCTCGACCCGGCGAACCTGATCGCCAAGATAGATCAGCGAACGGCGTCCGTCGGCAGCGATCATGGCGGGCGATCCGCCACGGAACTGGTCGTTGAAGATTTCCAGCGAGAAATAGCCGTCATAGCCGGTCGCGGCCACCGCGCGCATGAAATCCAGCACCGGCAGGTCGCCCTCGCCCGGCATGTTGCGATAATGGCGGCTCCAGTAAAGCAGGTCCATGTCGATCAGAGGCGCATCCGCCATCTGGATAATGAAAAGCTTGTCCTTCGGAATGGAGCGGATCGAATTCACGTCGATCTTGCGCGCCAGCGTGTGAAAACTGTCGAGGATCAGCCCGACATTGGGATGGTCGGCGCGGCGCACGATCTCCCATGCATCGCGGTGGTCGCTGATATGGCGGCCCCAGGCGAGCGCCTCGTAACCGACGCGCAGATTGCGCCGCGCCGCCCGCTCGCCAAGCTCGCGAAAATCATCCGCGGCGCGGTCAATGCCGCCAATGGCAGCTGGCGACACGTTGGAGCAGACCAGAACGAGATCGGTGCCCAGCTCCTGCATCAGGTCGAACTTGCGTTCGGCGCGGTCGAAAGTGCGGCTGCGTAGAGGTTCGGGCATGCCTTCAAAATCGCGGAAAGGCTGGAAAAGCGTGATCTCCAGCCCCAGGTCGCGCGCCATCTGGCCCACCTGACGGGGGCTTTCGTCAAAGGTGAGAAAATCATTCTCGAAAATCTCCACCCCGTCGAAACCGGCCTTGGCGATGGCTCCCAGTTTCTGCTGGAGATCGCCGCTGATGGAGACGGTTGCTATCGAAGTCTTCATGTCACGCTCCTGTCTCCGGCCTGACCGGAGTTTCCTGCCAGTCCCGGGCAAACCCGCCCGGAACCGTTTCATTCAGTATCGGCCTGCACCGTACTGTTTTAATTTCCGCCGCGAACCTTCTTCAATTCGGCAAACAGCTCATTGACGGTTTCCGCACCGATTTCGGCACTGAACTTGTCGATGATCGGCTTTACCGCATCGCGCAGGCGCGCGGTTTCTTCCGGCGTCAGTTCGGTCACCTGCATGCCCGTCTTCTTGATCTCGTCGAGTGCGATTGCATCCTGCTCACGCGAAACCTTGCGCTGATAATCGCGCGCCTCGACCGCCGCCTGTTCGATCACCGCCTTTTCCTCATCGTTGAGGCGATCCCAGAACTTCTTGCTGATCATCACGATCTGCGGATTGTACTGGTGGCGCGTCAGCGTCAGATATTTCTGCACTTCATAGAACTTGGCATTGATGATGTTGGCATTTGGATTTTCCTGCCCGTCGACAGTGCCGGTTTCAAGCGCCGTGTAAAGCTCGGTATAGGGCAGCGGCACCGCATTGGCGCCAAGCGTATTGAACAGGGCGACAGGAACCGGCGATTGCAGGGTGCGGATCTTCAGCCCGGCAATATCCTCCAGTTTCGCGACCGGATGGCGGTTGTTGGTCAGGTTGCGGAAACCGAGTTCCCAATAGGCAAGCCCGACCAGCCCCGTATCGGGCAGGCGCTTCAGGAGGTTGGTGCCGAACGGGCCATCCATGACCTTGTCGGCTTCCTCGCCGCTGTTGAACAGGAATGGCAGATCGACAGCCTCGAATGCCTTGACGGTGCTGGACAGGATGCCCGCATTCATTACCGTCATTTCCACCACGCCGCCCTGCAAGCCGGAAAGCGTCTGCGGATCGCTGCCCAGCACACCGCCGGGAAACAGTTTCACATTGATCTGCCCGCCGCTCTTTTCCTTCACCAGCTCGGCAAATTTCTCCATGCCCGTGACCTGCGGATGGCCCTTGCTGTTGGCGGCGGCAAACTTGATGGTCTGCGAACGGATTTCGGCCATGGCCGTGGTCGTCATCAGGGCCAGCGGCAGAACCATGCCCAATGCCATTGTCTTCAGTATTTTCTTCATGTCTTCCTCCCACTCGTTATTTCAATGTCTTCAGGGCCGCATCACGCGGCCCCCGTTCTTGATTCAATGAAACCAGCCCATCGGCACCGTCACCAGCTGCGGAAACAGCACCATCAGGAAAAGCACCACCAGCTGCGCGATCAGGAACGGCAGCACGCCCGTCATCACCTTTTCGAATGGCAGGCGCGCGACGCCGCACACCACATTCAGCACCGTGCCGACAGGCGGGGTGATGAGGCCGATGGAATTGTTGATGATGAACAGCACGCCGAAATAGACCGGATCGATGCCTGCCTCCTTGATGATCGGCATCAACACCGGCGTCAGGATCAGGATCGTCGGGGTCATGTCCATCGCCATGCCGACGAGAACAACCATCAGCATGATGGCAAGCAGCAGAAGCGTCTGGTTATCCATCAGGGGTCGCACCAGATCGGCGAGTTCCCCCGGCACATCGGCAACGGTTATCATCCAGGCCGAAACGCTGGCGCTGGCAACGAGGAACATCACCACGGCGGTCGTCTTCGCAGCGTCCACCATGGCCGGATAGAGCCGGGAAAGCGGCAGTTCCCGATAGATCACGGTTGCCACGAACAGCGAATAGACGGCGGCGACCACGCCCGCTTCCGTCGGCGTGAACACGCCGAAGCGAAGGCCGACAATGATGATGACCGGCAGCATCAGGGCCCAGATACTGTCGAGGAAAGCCCGCATCCGCGCACCGGGCGCGGCCTTCTTCGGCAGGTCGAACTGTTCGCGGCGGGCAAGGATGAACCATGTCACGCACAGCGCCACGGCAATCATCAGGCCGGGAAAAATACCCGCCAGAAACAGCTTGGTGATCGAAACGCCGCCGATCACGCCAAACAGGATGAAGCCGATGGATGGCGGGATGATCGGCGCGATGATCGAAGCCGAGGCGATCAGCCCGGCGGCGCGGCCCGGCTCATGTCCGGCATTGCGCATCATCGGAAACAGCAATGCGCCGAGCGCCGCCGCGTCAGCGACCGCCGAACCCGAAAGGCTTGCAATCACGCAGGCCGCGAAGATCGCGACGAAGCCGAGACCGCCGCGCACATGGCCCACCATGACCAGCGCCAGATTGACGATGCGGCGCGAAAGGCCGCCCGCATTCATGATTTCCCCCGCAAGCAGGAAGAACGGGACGGCCATCAGCGGAAAACTGTCCGCGCCGTTCAGCACGTTCTGCGCCACGATCTGAGCGTCGAACAGATCCATATACATCATCAGCGCCGCGCCGCTGATGATGAGCGCGAAGGCCACCGGAACGCCGAGCGCCATCGGAACCAGAAGGGCGGCAAGAAAGATGAGCAAGGTCATTGTCAGCGCGCCCTATTTGCGATCTTCATCGGTCGGGACGGGTGTGACATGCTCCTCGCTGTCCGTCACGAAATGCGTGCTGGCGACATCGATGCGCCCGGTCGCGATGCCGAAGCCGTTCCACGCGATGATGAGGAGCGCGGGCACGGCAAAGGCCAGCCCCGCGCCGTAAAACCAGCCCATCGACATGCCCGTCGCAGGGGCCAGCGTCGGGATATTGATGAGGGTCTGCGTCCAGCTTCCCGAAAGAACCAGCCAGGTCGCGCCGAACAT is from Brucella intermedia LMG 3301 and encodes:
- a CDS encoding glycosyltransferase family 2 protein, with product MTRRELHPVTGGDTGETEPLLTPIFTGRKRVEYVVGIVLWALALAYFWQWWLISATPNHLAGYILVTALLAWITILPLYFITIFFHAARPTGPLRIPAGSRVAMVVTKAPSEPFEVVAETLRAMLAQDVPHDTWLADEDPSPATLAWCREHGVYVSTRRGRADYHRQSWPRRTRCKEGNLAFFYDHYGYERYDFVSQLDADHVPEPGYLFNILRPFADPAVGYVSAPSICDRNAHESWSARGRLYVEASMHGSLQAGYNGGFAPVCIGSHYAVRTAALKEIGGLGPELAEDHSTTLFMNAHGWRGVHALDAIAHGDGPRTFADLVTQEFQWSRSLVMILLQYTPKLIGRLPLRLKIQFLFSQLWYPLYAFFLALTFVLPIAILAYGDNFASVTYPAFLMHFMPQSLVILALAFWWRSSETFRPVDGRIFSWEAMLFLLARWPWVLAGTFAAFRDWLTGSFVDFRVTPKGSSEVDPVPLRVIAPYALISGVSILPVLVVSGADQTRGFFIFAIINACFYLFLMAMIVIQHTRENQVRMTNRLYRPAMACSFTALVALTGFTTAERGRDGIEALSWGTKSFTLFDDRFSVAGAGRGGRDVHRTVFNPRWRTGAPSAVN
- a CDS encoding shikimate dehydrogenase codes for the protein MELRSEVTKRRIHVGLIGANIQRSLSPAMHMREGEAAGLAYRYDIIDLAEKGRSASDLPALVAEAEAAGFSGLNITHPCKQAAVALVDELSPHAFALQSINTVVFSDGRRIGHNTDWWGYAEGFRRGLPGASLARVVLLGAGGAGVAVAYALAEMGALEVHIFDLDAAKVDAVIGKLVAVQPQCSFIAGSDLAGTLAGASGLVHATPTGMDAHPGLPLAPALVQPHLWVSDIVYFPLQTPLVRLAKERGCRVLDGGGMAVFQAVGAFELFSGIKADPDRMLAHFAQLQARN
- a CDS encoding UDP-glucuronic acid decarboxylase family protein, producing MSTRRILVAGGAGFLGSHLCERLLNEGNFVVCVDNFSTGRLENLRNLLRYDTFSFVRHDIVNPIDLPVDEIYNLACPASPPHYQADPVHTMKTSVIGSLNLLELAAHYQARIFQASTSEVYGDPQTHPQPEAYWGNVNSFGPRSCYDEGKRSAETLFYDFHKQYGVDIRIVRIFNTYGPRMRPDDGRVVSNFIVQALKREDITIYGDGSQTRSFCYVDDLIEGFSRLMNSQVRKPVNLGNPGEFTVRELAEQIIALTGSSSRIVYRPLPTDDPRQRRPDIMLAKRELGWEPQIALVEGLKQTIAYFERQLVRPTGELFEVAR
- a CDS encoding TetR/AcrR family transcriptional regulator, with translation MAKALAKAQTRKNDPDATRENILDVAGREFVASGFSGARVDEIAAQTRTSKRMIYYYFGSKEGLYLAVLERAYGKIRALESSLSLDDQDPESAMRSLVESTFDHDDANPDFVRLVAVENIHRAEHMERSDVLSRQNVTILETIEKILERGREQGVFQRRISALDLHMLISAQCFFRVSNRHTFGAIFGTDLMASDVKARHRRLISDTIIALLKSPE
- a CDS encoding DUF995 domain-containing protein, with product MKHLKFEAKFGAMFEGGRTLSLRSRRVLPFLIVLAGISAPAGASPSAKDGLPDGARPMTPAELYMLYHDKSWQWTDGSGRMESQNRRFTARVDGEKGKVWAEGRWRITRSGQMCFDAKWHMDEGVFPNKTCFSHRIAGGTIYQKREPDGVWYVFRHAGGNKDDEARKLISIETITPDREALNLALPVAQSPTQ
- the galE gene encoding UDP-glucose 4-epimerase GalE gives rise to the protein MTRPTILVTGGAGFIGSHTAKLLHESGFSPVVYDNLSTGHRSSVRWGEFVEGDTLSQDQLVAAITSFDPAAIIHFAASAYVGESVTDPAKYYRNNVGGIQSVLEASRLTGGRPVIFSSSCATYGIPNALPIREGEMQRPINPYGRTKLIAEHMLADYSAAYGLPYAALRYFNACGADLDGELGERHDPETHLIPRAMLAAAGKADCLEVYGDDYETPDGTCIRDYIHVVDLARAHVLAVEHLLNGGGNLVLNLGTGRGTSIREIVDAIDRLTGRRVPVEMRPRRAGDPPVLYADPSEAAAKLGFRTLHSDLDTIIRTAAPFFGLEMRT
- a CDS encoding UDP-glucose dehydrogenase family protein, with the protein product MKIAVIGTGYVGLVSGVCFAAWGHEVVCVDKDERKIVRLERGIVPIYEPGLEELVERNFAFGRLRFTTDLAEAVKGASVVFIAVGTPARAGHGDADLSFVYMAARELAPLIDDHSVVVIKSTVPVGTGDVVQKIIGSVKRPGSFSVASNPEFLREGVAISDFLEPDRVVIGVEDERARSMLVTLYAPPLEPRQTPILITQRRTAELIKYAANAFLATKITFINELADLCEEVGSDVSELALGMGLDKRIGTSFLNAGPGYGGSCFPKDTLALLRTAQDHGVALRLVEETVTVNEARKRRMALKVLDALGGSAEGRTIAILGLTFKPDTDDMRDAPSIPLVETLQRFGASIRAYDPAGMENARRLLSDVEFHDDPYDCLNMADAAVVVTEWDSIRKLDLVRMKQTMRDPVIIDLRNVFSPAIAGSLGFRISTIGHPVQQRQERRATNVLPQARIRQSQEPLTGARNLKVVGGSNETFEV